GAAGTCGACAAGTTGAACCTGGCCGAGATGGCGATGCTGGCCGGGCTCCCCAAGGCCCCCAACAGCTACTCCCCGATCAAGCATCTGGAGCGGGCCAAGGAGCGCCAGGGGTACGTCCTGGAGCGGATGGTGAAGGAAGGGTATATCACCCAGGCCGAGGCGGATTATGCCAAGGCGACCCCCATCGTTATCCAGCCCCTCAAGAAGGTGAACGCCGAGCAGTCGGCCTACTTCCTGGAGCAGGTCAGACAGCAACTGGTGGAGAAGTACGGCGAGGAGCGCCTCTACAAAGACGGCCTCAAGATCTACACCACCATGAACGCTGAGATGCAGCGGGCGGCCTATGACTCGGTGGTCAACGGCCTGAAAGCGGTGGACAAACGCCAGGGCTTCCGCGGCGCTGCCAGGTACCTCACCGAGGCGGAGGTGGAGCCCTTCTGCAAGAAGGTCGAGGATGACATCGACGAACTATCCCTGAAGCAGGGGGCGGTCTACCAGGGCGTCGTGACCGGGGTCGACCCGGCGAAGCGCGAGCTTACCGTCCGCGTCGGCGACCGCACCGGCACCCTCTCCAAGAAGAACATGGACTGGGCCGGCAAGGTGGAACTGGTCAACAGCTACGGTAAGCCCCAGGCGAAGCGGGCCATTGGCCTCGGCGCGGTCCTCGACCTGCAGGTCAAGGAACCGGACAAGAACCGCGTCGGCGCCGTGTTCGCCCTCGACCAGAGCCCCGAGGCGCAGGCGGCGCTGATTGCCATCGACCCCATGACCGGGGGGGTGCGCGCCATGGTCGGAGGCTACGACTACAAGAAGAGCCAGTTCAACCGCGCCATGCAGGCCAAGAGGAACCCCGGTTCCGCCTTCAAGCCCATTATCTACGCCGCAGCCCTCGAGCACGGCATGACCCCGGCCAGCATCATCGACGACTCCCAGGTTGAGTACGAAAGCGGGGGCGACAAGGCCTGGAAACCCAAGAACTACGACAACGTTTACCGCGGCCCGGTGACGATGCGCGAGGCCCTCACCAACTCCATCAACGTGGTCAGCGTCAAGATCCTGGAGCAGATCGGAGTGGGCACCGCCATCGACTACGCTAAGAAACTCGGCATCACCTCGCCCCTGGCCAGCAACCTCACCCTGGCTCTTGGTTCGTCCAGCGTCACGCCGATGGAGCTCACCAGTGCCTACTCCGTGTTCGCCTCCGGCGGTTACCGCACCACCCCCTACTTCGTCACCAAGGTCCTCGACCGCGACGGCAACGTGCTGGAAGAGGTGCAGGAGCCGAAGGTGCCGGTATTCCGCCATATGTCCAGCGTGCAGGCGGATACTGCGGCGGAAGGGGAGAGCGAGGACGCCAAGGTCCCGCCAGCCGTGCCCCAACCGGGGCAGCCGGTACTCACCGAGGCGACCGGTGGCGTGATCCCGGTCATCCCCCCCGAGACCGCCTTCATCATGACCAACCTGATGGAAAGCGTCGTGACCAGCGGTACCGGCGGCCGGGCGCGCGCCCTGGGGCGCCCCGTAGCAGGCAAGACCGGCACCACCAACGACATGAAGGACGCCTGGTTCGTGGGATACGTGCCGCAACTGGTGGCGGGGGTCTGGGTCGGCTACGACCAGGAACGAAGTCTCGGTGCCGGCGGTTCGGGTGGGCAGGCTGCGGCCCCGATCTGGACCGAGTTCATGCAACGCGCGGTGGCAGGGATGCCGGTGAAGTCGTTCCCGACCCCGGGTAACATCACCTTCGCCCTGATCGAC
This window of the Geomonas agri genome carries:
- a CDS encoding penicillin-binding protein 1A, which translates into the protein MEIYKAQPRQPQRRLKKAPAPTLKYLLWGAAVGSTIMLLAFLGYFFYLLGALPKVDRLADYRPPILSQVYGQDGTLVGEFYLERRTVVPVDKMPKRLIQAFVAAEDSNFYQHKGIDYVGVVRAAVKNLISMRKKEGASTITQQVAKSMLLTPEKKFSRKLKEAILAKRMEERLTKDEILYIYLNQIYLGAGAYGVQLASETYFGKEVDKLNLAEMAMLAGLPKAPNSYSPIKHLERAKERQGYVLERMVKEGYITQAEADYAKATPIVIQPLKKVNAEQSAYFLEQVRQQLVEKYGEERLYKDGLKIYTTMNAEMQRAAYDSVVNGLKAVDKRQGFRGAARYLTEAEVEPFCKKVEDDIDELSLKQGAVYQGVVTGVDPAKRELTVRVGDRTGTLSKKNMDWAGKVELVNSYGKPQAKRAIGLGAVLDLQVKEPDKNRVGAVFALDQSPEAQAALIAIDPMTGGVRAMVGGYDYKKSQFNRAMQAKRNPGSAFKPIIYAAALEHGMTPASIIDDSQVEYESGGDKAWKPKNYDNVYRGPVTMREALTNSINVVSVKILEQIGVGTAIDYAKKLGITSPLASNLTLALGSSSVTPMELTSAYSVFASGGYRTTPYFVTKVLDRDGNVLEEVQEPKVPVFRHMSSVQADTAAEGESEDAKVPPAVPQPGQPVLTEATGGVIPVIPPETAFIMTNLMESVVTSGTGGRARALGRPVAGKTGTTNDMKDAWFVGYVPQLVAGVWVGYDQERSLGAGGSGGQAAAPIWTEFMQRAVAGMPVKSFPTPGNITFALIDPRNGRLAKEGTPGAVQECFVSGTEPTSYSPEPAAEAVSAP